The Wansuia hejianensis genomic interval TATACCAGGCATACGGAGGAAGGAAAATTCCAGCTGAAGCTGTTCTGTGTTAATCCGGCCGTAAACCTGCAGAATTGCCTGGACAGGGGGAGAAGTACGGTGTTCCTGTCGGCCACGCTGCTGCCGGTCAGGTATTATCAGAGTCTCTTGAGCGCCCGCACGGACGATTATGCAGTATATATCCCATCGCCCTTCGCCCCGTCCAATCGGTATCTGGCAATCGGCAGCGATGTGAGCAGCAGGTATAAGCGCAGGACCCGGGAAGAATATGTACGGATGGCTTCCTATATCCGGCAGGTCACGATGGGACGGCGTGGCAACTATCTGGTGTTCTTTCCGTCTTACCGGATGCTCTCTGAAGTTTATGGGATTTTTGAACAGGAATTCCTTCCGGCAGCCCCGGATGGCTGCCGGTGTGTCTGTCAGACTCCGTCCATGGGAGAGGCGGCCAGAGAAGATTTCCTGGCGGGCTTTCAGGATGAGGATGGGCGCACGTTGATTGGTTTCTGTGTGATGGGGGGCATTTTTGCAGAAGGCATTGATCTGAGCGGAAAACGGCTGATCGGGGCAATCGTCGTAGGGACAGGGCTGCCCCAGATCGGCGATGAACGGGAGCTGCTGCGCCGTTTTTATGACCGGAAAGGAGAAAACGGTTTTGACTTCGCCTACCGGTTCCCGGGAATGAATAAAGTTCTTCAGTCTGCCGGCAGGGTGATCCGAACCACAGAGGACCAGGGAGTGATCCTGCTGCTGGACGAGCGGTTCCGGCTCCGGGAGTACCGGGACCTGTTCCCCAGGGAATGGTCGGATTGCCGGCTGTGTACCCTCCAGACCGTCGCCGGTGAAATCAGAGAATTCTGGGACCGCATCGGGTGCTGATAGGGCGCGGGAATCCGTCGGGTCTCAGGAAAAGGACTGTATAAACGCTTTGGCGGCCTGGGGAACCGGGAGGTGGGCGTTGTGGGCGATGACCAGCTCCCGCGTGGGAAGCGGCTCTGTGATATGGACCTGAAAGAGGGTTCCGGTACTGGTCAGGCAGTAGTCTGGGACGAAAGCGACGCCGAGTCCGATATTCGCCAGATCGATCAGCAGGTCATTGCTGCCCAGCTCGATTTCCGGCACCAGGTCCAGCTGGTGCTGCTGGAATAGCTGATGGAGGAATTCGCTGGTGGTGCTTTTCCGGTCCAGCATCAGGATCGGATGGTTCAGCAGCTCCTTTAGGGAGATGGCCTTGTCCATCAGTTCGGGATAATATTCCCGGCTGGCGATAAATACATCCTGGAAGGTGTGGATCGGGATGGATTTCATGCGTTCCGGGAGGTGGGAATTGGGATAGTTGGTGACGATCAAGTCCACCTGCCCGGATTCCAGGAGATCCACGCATTTCGTGGAGGTCTGATTGGTCACCTTGATGTGGACATTGGGATATTCCTTGTGAAACTGGTTCAGATAAGGGACCAGGAAATAGCGGCAGATTGTATCGCTGGCTCCGATGCGCAGCTGGCCGCCGCCCAGGGTGCTGGATTCCATGAGCTGGGCTTCTCCACGCTTAATCAGGTTGATGGCAGGCTCTACGTAGCGCAGAAGAATCTCACCCTCCGGCGTCAGCTGTACCCGCTTGGTGCTGCGGATGAAGAGAGTGATACCCAGTTTCTTTTCCAGCACTTTGACAGACTGGCTGACGGCTGACTGAGAGATGAACAGTTGTTTGGAAGCTTCCGAAAAGCTCAGGGAAACGGCTACGTGATAAAAGACTTTATATAACTCATAATTAATATCCATGATAAGACCTCCTTATAAAAAGTATAAAGAGGAAAAGTTAGTATGTCAACAGTTTCATTTATCTGGAGCTTCAGAAAAGAAGCAAGCCGCTCTTCTATGTGAAGCTGTCCCGGACAAAGCTGGCTAGTACGGTGAAAAGTTAAGAGAAACTCCGGCGTTGACAAATAAAAGAATGGTGTTATAATGAATGAAAACACAGATATAAGCATATAAATGAAAGCGCTGAAGAGAAGAGTAAGCTGCGGCAATGTCACAGAGA includes:
- a CDS encoding LysR family transcriptional regulator; this encodes MDINYELYKVFYHVAVSLSFSEASKQLFISQSAVSQSVKVLEKKLGITLFIRSTKRVQLTPEGEILLRYVEPAINLIKRGEAQLMESSTLGGGQLRIGASDTICRYFLVPYLNQFHKEYPNVHIKVTNQTSTKCVDLLESGQVDLIVTNYPNSHLPERMKSIPIHTFQDVFIASREYYPELMDKAISLKELLNHPILMLDRKSTTSEFLHQLFQQHQLDLVPEIELGSNDLLIDLANIGLGVAFVPDYCLTSTGTLFQVHITEPLPTRELVIAHNAHLPVPQAAKAFIQSFS